In a single window of the Bos taurus isolate L1 Dominette 01449 registration number 42190680 breed Hereford chromosome 23, ARS-UCD2.0, whole genome shotgun sequence genome:
- the TREML2 gene encoding trem-like transcript 2 protein isoform X3, whose protein sequence is MPPAFLLLLLLLLWLQGPVSASITKGNTPLTKLPSIFQSETVVATGPAPTSGPGSPFISRGTVFTAGLLTLARPLPSPTSRSTRLTSVMGSSFSSTSLSTTGPGRATGSQTATVSPSNTRASAAALGYTSTKATHLCTVGAPTMGMCPTSRTLLNHLFPSRYLEFYPMVLVGVLALLPMLVMLIVVYGFWKKRHMGSYSVCRDPARSCKDSPARPEPPWRSAWSEATQLWGGEELLPEGPRETPRRLLRGGVKTGTCLGWSRAGGEDCATWTQVFLEPEAVPHLLGSPGLLGTWRGWESEHVALGRKSLRVWGATEMVLLGATDPRGPS, encoded by the exons CCTCCATAACCAAGGGAAACACTCCTCTCACGAAGCTGCCCAGCATTTTCCAGAGTGAAACAGTCGTTGCCACAGGCCCAGCGCCCACCTCAGGCCCTGGGAGCCCTTTCATCAGCCGAGGGACAGTGTTCACAGCTGGACTCCTCACCTTGGCCAGACCTCTGCCTTCTCCCACCTCAAGGAGCACCAGACTGACTTCTGTGATGGGCTCCAGTTTCTCCAGCACTAGCCTGTCCACCACGGGGCCTGGGAGGGCCACCGGGTCCCAGACTGCGACTGTGTCTCCCAGCAACACCCGAGCCTCCGCTGCAGCCCTAGGCTACACCTCCACTAAGGCCACGCACCTCTGCACCGTGGGAGCCCCCACCATGGGAATGTGCCCCACCAGCAGAACTCTCCTCAACCACTTATTCCCCAGCAG ATACCTTGAATTTTATCCCATGGTGCTCGTCGGGGTGCTGGCACTGCTCCCCATGCTTGTGATGCTGATCGTGGTCTACGGCTTCTGGAAGAAGAGACACATGGGAA GCTACAGCGTGTGCCGTGACCCTGCCAGATCCTGCAAGGACTCGCCTGCAAGACCGGAACCTCCCTGGAGGTCCGCTTGGTCTGAAGCCACTCaactgtggggtggggaggagcttCTCCCAGAGGGGCCCCGGGAGACCCCCAGAAGACTCCTCAGAGGAGGAGTGAAGACGGGGACGTGTCTGGGTTGGAGCCGGGCTGGGGGTGAGGACTGTGCAACCTGGACTCAGGTCTTCCTGGAACCGGAGGCTGTGCCGCATCTACTTGGTTCCCCTGGGCTGCTGGGAACCTGGCGGGGGTGGGAGTCAGAGCACGTGGCGCTAGGCAGGAAGTCTCTGAGGGTTTGGGGCGCCACTGAGATGGTTCTCCTGGGAGCCACAGATCCCAGGGGCCCCAGCTAG